A region of Pseudomonas marginalis DNA encodes the following proteins:
- a CDS encoding ArnT family glycosyltransferase, which yields MNKAQPSLLSPTIRRQSLALGLLALLLFIAGSWHQAIIGFDSRFVVFAQEMLRHGPGFFPTTYGQPYADYLATSTLMTWLLSLPLGQVTSLTAWLPTSIASAVIVILLYRLTAPYSQRWGLLSIALLLLSSTFISETRAVSLDQMLAAIALAVFYLGYAHDHFGAGRRLYWLYLLLILGFAIRGPIGLVIPTGVLCSYYLINRQWRQLFSFGLLALALLAACVGLLLLMAKLSGGESFMQDVIRMQFLGRMDGSEGSSGALYYFTSSLGNYALAYPVALLVLLALAVGGRRVPTPALQLVLYCAAAGLLVMLGLSIPQAKKARYVLPMLPMAAIIAAYPFQVAEGRLFAWLRGLMLGLWTLLPGLLIVGLVFARPRYPQQLSQLGPVFAVLGVLQALALLALFRARLRPLGPALAAVLAVWATYIAMVEPLERSVYDTRTFTLQVHEQVKQQRAPVVLHGLGKDAKAIKYMVNLDCDQVPLFTQQASDLAPLQGPAWLVMSQADFEGLEDPRFASITPTLSGEFDRTPYVLLHLAKPAQP from the coding sequence GTGAACAAAGCTCAACCGTCCCTGCTCAGCCCAACGATTCGTCGCCAATCCCTCGCCTTGGGATTGCTGGCGCTGCTGTTGTTCATCGCCGGCAGCTGGCACCAGGCGATTATCGGTTTCGACTCACGCTTCGTGGTGTTTGCCCAGGAGATGCTGCGCCATGGGCCAGGTTTTTTCCCCACCACCTACGGACAGCCGTATGCCGATTACCTGGCCACCTCGACGCTGATGACCTGGCTGTTGTCCCTGCCCCTGGGCCAGGTCACCAGCCTCACGGCCTGGCTGCCCACGTCGATTGCCTCGGCAGTGATCGTCATCCTGCTGTATCGCCTGACGGCGCCCTACTCCCAGCGTTGGGGGCTGCTGAGCATCGCGCTGTTGTTGCTGAGCAGTACCTTCATCAGTGAAACCCGTGCGGTATCCCTCGACCAGATGCTCGCCGCCATCGCCCTGGCGGTGTTCTACCTCGGTTATGCCCATGATCATTTCGGTGCGGGCAGACGCCTGTACTGGCTGTACCTGCTGCTGATCCTCGGCTTTGCGATTCGCGGGCCGATCGGGCTGGTCATTCCCACGGGTGTGCTGTGCAGCTACTACCTGATCAACCGGCAATGGCGCCAACTGTTCAGTTTTGGCCTGCTGGCCCTGGCGCTGCTGGCGGCCTGTGTCGGCCTGCTGTTGCTGATGGCCAAGCTCAGTGGCGGCGAGAGCTTCATGCAGGATGTGATCCGCATGCAGTTCCTGGGGCGCATGGACGGCAGTGAAGGCTCCAGTGGCGCGTTGTATTACTTCACCAGCTCGCTGGGCAACTACGCCCTCGCCTATCCCGTGGCGCTGCTGGTGCTGCTGGCGCTTGCGGTCGGTGGGCGCCGCGTGCCGACGCCGGCGTTGCAACTGGTGCTGTACTGCGCCGCCGCAGGCTTGCTGGTGATGTTGGGGCTGTCGATTCCCCAGGCAAAGAAGGCTCGCTATGTGCTGCCGATGTTGCCGATGGCAGCGATCATTGCGGCGTACCCGTTCCAGGTCGCTGAGGGGCGGCTGTTTGCATGGCTACGCGGGCTGATGCTGGGTCTATGGACACTGCTGCCAGGCCTGCTGATCGTCGGGCTGGTATTCGCGCGGCCACGCTATCCGCAGCAGTTGAGCCAGCTGGGGCCGGTGTTCGCCGTTCTCGGCGTGTTGCAAGCCTTGGCATTGCTGGCGTTGTTCAGGGCTCGCCTACGGCCGCTGGGTCCGGCGCTTGCCGCCGTGCTTGCGGTTTGGGCAACCTATATTGCCATGGTCGAACCGCTCGAACGCAGCGTCTACGACACCCGCACCTTTACCCTGCAAGTGCATGAGCAGGTCAAGCAACAGCGCGCCCCCGTGGTATTGCACGGCTTGGGCAAAGACGCCAAGGCGATCAAATACATGGTCAACCTCGACTGCGACCAGGTGCCGTTGTTTACCCAACAAGCTTCTGACCTGGCACCGCTGCAAGGGCCGGCGTGGCTGGTGATGAGCCAGGCGGATTTCGAAGGGCTCGAAGACCCGCGCTTTGCCTCTATCACGCCTACGTTGAGCGGTGAGTTCGACCGAACCCCCTATGTGCTGCTGCACCTGGCTAAACCTGCCCAACCTTGA
- a CDS encoding acyl-CoA dehydrogenase family protein, translated as MQDIEYTEEQVMIRDMARDFARGEIAPHAQAWEKAGWIDDALVAKMGELGLLGMVVPEEWGGTYVDYVAYALAVEEISAGDGATGALMSIHNSVGCGPILNYGTDAQKHTWLAELASGQAIGCFCLTEPQAGSEAHNLRTRAELRDGQWVINGAKQFVSNGKRAKLAIVFAVTDPDLGKKGISAFLVPTDTPGFVVDRTEHKMGIRASDTCAVTLNHCSVPEANLLGERGKGLAIALSNLEGGRIGIAAQALGIARAAFEAALTYARDRVQFDKAIIEHQSVANLLADMQTRLNAARLLILHAARLRSAGKPCLSEASQAKLFASEMAEKVCSSAMQIHGGYGYLEDYPVERYYRDARITQIYEGTSEIQRMVIARELKNYQL; from the coding sequence ATGCAAGACATTGAATACACTGAAGAACAGGTAATGATCCGTGACATGGCGCGCGACTTCGCCCGTGGTGAAATCGCTCCCCATGCCCAAGCCTGGGAAAAAGCCGGCTGGATCGACGACGCCCTGGTGGCGAAGATGGGTGAACTGGGCCTGTTGGGCATGGTAGTGCCGGAAGAATGGGGCGGCACCTATGTCGACTACGTGGCGTATGCCCTGGCCGTGGAGGAGATCTCGGCCGGCGATGGCGCCACCGGCGCACTGATGAGTATCCATAATTCAGTGGGTTGCGGGCCAATCCTCAACTACGGCACCGATGCCCAGAAACATACCTGGCTGGCCGAACTCGCCAGTGGCCAGGCGATTGGTTGCTTCTGCCTGACCGAACCCCAGGCCGGCTCCGAGGCCCACAACCTGCGCACCCGCGCCGAATTGCGCGATGGCCAGTGGGTGATCAATGGCGCCAAGCAGTTCGTCAGCAACGGCAAGCGCGCCAAGCTGGCGATTGTATTTGCCGTGACCGACCCGGACCTGGGCAAGAAGGGCATTTCCGCGTTCCTGGTACCCACCGACACCCCGGGGTTTGTGGTCGACCGTACCGAACACAAGATGGGTATTCGTGCCTCGGACACCTGCGCCGTGACCCTCAACCACTGCAGCGTGCCCGAGGCCAACCTGCTCGGCGAGCGCGGCAAAGGCCTGGCCATCGCCCTGTCCAACCTCGAAGGCGGCCGCATCGGCATTGCCGCCCAAGCCCTGGGCATCGCCCGTGCGGCCTTCGAGGCGGCGCTGACCTATGCCCGCGACCGGGTGCAATTCGACAAGGCGATCATCGAACACCAAAGCGTGGCCAACCTGCTGGCAGACATGCAAACCCGCCTGAACGCTGCCCGTTTACTGATCCTGCACGCGGCGCGCCTGCGCAGCGCCGGCAAGCCGTGCCTCTCGGAAGCGTCCCAGGCCAAGCTGTTCGCCTCGGAAATGGCCGAGAAGGTCTGTTCCAGCGCAATGCAGATTCATGGCGGCTATGGATATTTGGAGGATTACCCGGTGGAGCGTTACTACCGGGACGCGCGGATCACGCAGATTTACGAAGGGACCAGCGAGATACAGCGGATGGTGATTGCCCGGGAACTCAAAAACTACCAGCTGTAG
- a CDS encoding enoyl-CoA hydratase/isomerase family protein, translating into MTAQVSSEASSAERRQDDVLAEVRNHIGHLTLNRPAGLNAITLDMVRSLAQQLHAWSDDPQVHAVVLRGAGEKAFCAGGDIRSLYDSFKRGDTLHEDFFVEEYALDLAIHHYRKPVLALMDGFVLGGGMGLVQGADLRVVTERSRLAMPEVAIGYFPDVGGSYFLPRIPGELGIYLGVTGVQVRAADALYCGLANWYLDSAKLASLDQKLDSLQWHESPLKDLQGVLAKLAVQRLPDPPLAALRPAIDHFFGLPDIPSIVEQLQEVTVADSHEWALNTVHLMQTRSPLAMAVTLEMLRRGRRLPLEQCFALELHLDRQWFERGDLIEGVRALIIDKDKNPRWNPPTLHGLNKSHVDSFFHHFEQVAK; encoded by the coding sequence ATGACTGCTCAGGTTTCAAGCGAAGCAAGCAGCGCCGAGAGGCGTCAGGACGACGTACTGGCCGAAGTACGCAACCATATCGGTCACCTCACCCTCAATCGCCCCGCTGGCTTGAATGCCATCACCCTGGACATGGTCCGCAGCCTGGCGCAACAGCTGCACGCCTGGTCAGACGACCCGCAGGTGCATGCCGTAGTCCTGCGCGGTGCGGGCGAAAAGGCATTTTGTGCCGGCGGCGATATCCGCTCCCTGTATGACAGTTTCAAACGCGGCGACACCCTGCACGAAGACTTCTTCGTCGAGGAATACGCGCTGGACCTGGCCATCCACCATTACCGCAAACCCGTACTGGCCCTGATGGACGGGTTTGTCCTGGGCGGCGGCATGGGCCTGGTGCAGGGTGCTGATTTGCGCGTCGTCACCGAGCGCAGCCGCCTGGCGATGCCGGAGGTGGCGATCGGTTACTTCCCGGACGTCGGTGGCAGCTACTTCCTGCCGCGCATTCCCGGCGAGCTGGGCATTTACCTCGGCGTGACCGGCGTGCAGGTTCGCGCGGCAGACGCCCTGTATTGCGGGTTGGCCAACTGGTACCTGGACAGCGCCAAGCTGGCCAGCCTCGACCAGAAACTCGACAGCCTGCAATGGCATGAATCGCCGCTCAAAGACCTGCAAGGCGTGCTGGCCAAGCTGGCGGTGCAGCGCCTGCCCGACCCGCCGCTGGCCGCATTGCGCCCCGCGATCGACCACTTCTTCGGCCTGCCGGACATTCCGAGCATCGTCGAGCAACTTCAGGAGGTCACTGTCGCCGACAGCCATGAGTGGGCACTGAACACCGTCCACCTGATGCAAACCCGCTCGCCCCTGGCCATGGCCGTGACCCTGGAAATGCTGCGACGCGGCCGGCGCCTGCCGTTGGAGCAGTGCTTTGCCCTGGAGCTGCACCTTGACCGCCAATGGTTCGAACGCGGCGACCTGATCGAAGGGGTCCGCGCGCTGATCATCGACAAGGACAAGAACCCTCGCTGGAACCCGCCGACGCTCCATGGACTGAACAAAAGCCACGTCGACAGCTTCTTCCATCACTTCGAGCAGGTTGCGAAATAA
- the arnE gene encoding 4-amino-4-deoxy-L-arabinose-phosphoundecaprenol flippase subunit ArnE, with translation MITLLLLLAACLLTCMGQVSQKFAVEGWRGQPDGWALKLRSPWLWSALLCLGFGLLVWLLVLQRLEVGIAYPMLSLNFVLVTLVARCVFNEPIDTRHWLGVVLVIAGVVLLGRQV, from the coding sequence ATGATCACACTGCTCCTGTTATTGGCGGCCTGCCTGCTGACATGCATGGGCCAGGTCTCGCAGAAATTCGCCGTGGAAGGCTGGCGCGGCCAGCCCGACGGTTGGGCGCTGAAACTGCGCTCACCATGGTTGTGGTCGGCCCTGCTGTGCCTGGGTTTTGGTTTGCTGGTGTGGTTGCTGGTGTTGCAGCGTCTGGAAGTCGGCATCGCCTACCCGATGCTCAGCCTCAATTTTGTCCTGGTCACCCTGGTGGCGCGCTGTGTATTCAACGAACCCATCGACACACGGCATTGGCTGGGTGTGGTGCTGGTGATTGCCGGTGTGGTGCTGCTGGGGCGCCAGGTATGA
- a CDS encoding UDP-glucose dehydrogenase family protein: protein MKISVFGSGYVGLVQATVLAEVGHDVICMDVDQNKVKLLQQGHVSIFEPGLAAMVKENLESGRLHFTFDEKLAVEHGEVLFIAVGTPSDEDGSADLKYVLSVGDAVARHRIDPVILVEKSTVPVGTGDTLRAHIEKALHLAGRHLEFDIVSNPEFLKEGSAVSDCRRPDRIIIGCEREEVRDVMRDLYAPFNRNHDRIIFMDLRSAELTKYAANCMLATKISFINQIAELAEHLGADIEAVRLGIGADSRIGYHFIYPGCGYGGSCFPKDMRALIHSAKQANCSSDLLEAVEAINQRQKSKLFERINAFFQGNLRGKTFALWGLAFKPNTDDMRDAPSRVLMEALWAAGANVRAFDPEAMQETQRIYADEERLMLMGTPESTLLGADALIVCTEWQQFKAPDFELIHQRLKTPVIFDGRNLYDGERLARKGFQYYPIGRGDSCQLPIPQQQWVPQVVEA from the coding sequence ATGAAAATCAGTGTATTTGGTAGTGGTTACGTCGGTCTGGTGCAGGCCACTGTGTTGGCCGAAGTCGGTCACGATGTCATCTGCATGGACGTCGATCAGAACAAGGTCAAGCTCCTGCAGCAAGGCCATGTGAGCATCTTCGAGCCGGGGCTGGCGGCCATGGTCAAGGAAAACCTGGAGAGCGGGCGACTGCATTTCACCTTCGACGAAAAGCTTGCCGTCGAACACGGCGAAGTGCTGTTTATCGCGGTGGGTACACCGTCGGATGAAGACGGCTCGGCGGACCTCAAGTACGTGCTGTCGGTGGGCGACGCGGTAGCCCGCCACCGCATCGACCCGGTGATCCTGGTGGAGAAATCCACCGTCCCGGTGGGCACCGGGGACACCCTGCGCGCCCATATCGAAAAAGCCCTGCACCTGGCCGGCCGGCACCTGGAGTTCGATATCGTCTCCAACCCGGAATTCCTCAAGGAGGGCTCGGCCGTTTCCGACTGCCGCCGCCCGGACCGCATCATCATCGGCTGCGAGCGCGAAGAAGTGCGCGACGTGATGCGCGACCTGTACGCGCCGTTCAACCGCAACCATGACCGCATCATTTTCATGGACCTGCGCAGTGCCGAACTGACCAAATACGCCGCCAACTGCATGCTGGCGACCAAGATCAGCTTTATCAACCAGATCGCCGAGCTGGCCGAACACCTGGGCGCCGATATCGAAGCCGTGCGCCTGGGCATCGGCGCCGACTCGCGCATCGGCTACCACTTTATCTACCCCGGCTGCGGCTACGGCGGCTCGTGCTTCCCCAAGGACATGCGTGCCTTGATCCACAGCGCCAAGCAGGCCAACTGCTCCAGCGACCTGCTGGAAGCCGTGGAAGCCATCAACCAGCGCCAGAAGAGCAAGCTGTTCGAACGTATCAATGCGTTCTTCCAGGGCAACCTGCGCGGCAAGACCTTTGCCCTGTGGGGCCTGGCGTTCAAGCCCAACACCGACGACATGCGCGATGCACCCAGCCGCGTGCTGATGGAAGCCCTGTGGGCCGCCGGCGCCAATGTGCGGGCGTTCGACCCGGAAGCCATGCAGGAAACCCAGCGCATCTACGCTGACGAGGAGCGGCTGATGCTGATGGGCACGCCGGAATCCACGTTGCTCGGCGCCGATGCGCTGATCGTCTGCACCGAATGGCAGCAGTTCAAGGCGCCGGACTTCGAGCTGATCCACCAGCGCCTGAAAACCCCGGTGATCTTCGACGGCCGCAACCTGTATGACGGTGAGCGCCTGGCGCGCAAAGGCTTCCAGTATTACCCGATCGGTCGTGGCGATTCCTGCCAGTTGCCGATCCCCCAACAACAGTGGGTGCCGCAGGTCGTGGAAGCCTGA
- the arnF gene encoding 4-amino-4-deoxy-L-arabinose-phosphoundecaprenol flippase subunit ArnF: MSRVRGFALALGSVGLVSAAQLGMRWSMTRLPLPTEWLTAFNSNAIDFTALGVVSLAILAYALSMLCWLGALKHLPLGRAYSLLSISYALVYLLAASLPVFNEHFSLSKTLGVALVILGVLVINSRRASAASARNAP, encoded by the coding sequence ATGAGCCGCGTGCGTGGGTTTGCCCTGGCCCTGGGCAGCGTTGGCCTGGTCAGCGCCGCCCAGTTGGGCATGCGCTGGAGCATGACGCGCCTGCCCTTGCCCACCGAATGGCTGACCGCGTTCAACAGCAACGCCATCGACTTCACCGCGTTGGGCGTAGTAAGCCTGGCGATCCTGGCCTACGCGCTGTCGATGCTCTGCTGGCTCGGCGCCCTCAAGCACCTGCCCCTGGGCCGCGCCTATTCGCTGCTGAGCATCAGCTATGCGCTGGTGTACCTGCTGGCCGCCAGCCTGCCGGTGTTCAACGAACATTTTTCCCTCTCGAAAACCCTGGGGGTGGCGCTTGTCATCCTTGGTGTGCTGGTTATTAACTCTCGCCGTGCTAGCGCTGCAAGCGCCAGGAATGCCCCATGA
- the arnT gene encoding lipid IV(A) 4-amino-4-deoxy-L-arabinosyltransferase: MIRRWALPLLLLAFGVFYLLPLTTHGLWIPDETRYAQISQEMLLTGKWASPHFMGIRYFEKPAAGYWMIALGQAIFGQNLFGVRFASALSTGLSILLVYLVSRRLWNDPQKSLVSTVLYMSFVSVAALGGYANLDPQFTFWVNLTGVALWFCFDSTTRNGRLGSWALLGFACGMGFMTKGFLAWLLPVLITLPYAIWQKRFRELLGYGLVAVVVAIVVSLPWALAVHLQEPDYWNFFFWHEHIQRFAGDDAQHAEPFWYYLPLLIAFCLPWVALLPSTLKQAWQEKRAAKTAFLLLWLLMPLAFFSLAKGKLPSYIMPCLLPLALLMGHTLADKLARARGRVLRINGWLNLVIGVLALLALTWVQLKKPVYEHGSETLSLVLVFMFLFGWIVANLLQASRPLRLWAAPAIGSWLLVALVPAALPHSVVYNKTPDQFIIDHLQELSQTSALLSNDLGAASALAWRVKRPDVTLYNTVGEVKYGLAFDDAAHHKVDTTQVQQWMSDARKHGAVGVVMRVKGDDELAEVDLLPKDGKRYEQGNIVILVFPQVAP; the protein is encoded by the coding sequence ATGATCCGGCGTTGGGCCTTGCCCCTGCTCCTGCTGGCGTTCGGTGTGTTTTACCTGTTGCCGCTGACCACCCACGGCCTGTGGATTCCGGATGAAACCCGCTATGCACAGATCAGCCAGGAAATGCTGCTGACCGGCAAGTGGGCCTCGCCGCACTTCATGGGGATCCGCTATTTCGAAAAACCGGCTGCCGGTTACTGGATGATCGCGCTGGGCCAGGCGATCTTCGGGCAGAACCTGTTTGGCGTGCGCTTCGCCTCGGCGCTGAGCACCGGCTTGAGCATCCTGCTGGTGTACCTGGTGTCGCGCCGGCTGTGGAATGACCCGCAAAAGAGCCTGGTCAGCACCGTGCTGTACATGAGTTTTGTCAGCGTGGCGGCACTGGGCGGCTATGCCAACCTTGATCCGCAGTTCACGTTCTGGGTCAACCTGACCGGCGTTGCCCTGTGGTTCTGCTTCGACAGCACCACCCGCAACGGCCGCCTGGGATCCTGGGCGCTGCTCGGTTTTGCCTGTGGCATGGGCTTTATGACCAAGGGCTTCCTGGCGTGGCTGTTGCCGGTATTGATCACCCTGCCCTACGCGATCTGGCAGAAGCGCTTTCGCGAACTGCTCGGCTACGGCCTGGTCGCCGTGGTCGTGGCCATTGTGGTGAGCCTGCCGTGGGCACTGGCCGTGCACCTGCAGGAGCCGGACTACTGGAACTTCTTCTTTTGGCACGAGCATATCCAGCGCTTTGCCGGCGACGATGCCCAGCATGCGGAACCGTTCTGGTATTACCTGCCACTGCTGATTGCCTTCTGCCTGCCGTGGGTGGCGCTATTGCCGTCGACCCTGAAACAGGCGTGGCAGGAAAAACGCGCGGCGAAAACCGCCTTCCTGTTGCTGTGGCTGCTGATGCCGCTGGCGTTTTTCAGCCTGGCCAAGGGCAAGTTGCCCTCCTACATCATGCCGTGCCTGTTGCCGCTGGCGTTGTTGATGGGCCATACCCTGGCCGACAAACTGGCCCGGGCCCGTGGCCGTGTGTTGCGCATCAACGGCTGGCTGAACCTGGTCATCGGCGTGCTGGCCTTGCTCGCGCTGACGTGGGTCCAACTGAAAAAACCGGTGTATGAGCACGGCAGTGAAACCCTCAGCCTGGTGCTGGTGTTTATGTTCCTGTTCGGCTGGATCGTCGCCAACCTGCTGCAAGCGTCGCGCCCGCTGCGCTTGTGGGCGGCGCCGGCGATCGGCAGCTGGTTGCTGGTGGCGCTGGTCCCGGCCGCATTGCCCCATTCGGTGGTTTATAACAAGACCCCGGACCAGTTCATCATCGATCACCTCCAGGAGTTGAGCCAGACCAGCGCGTTGCTGAGCAACGACCTCGGCGCGGCCTCCGCCCTGGCATGGCGCGTCAAGCGCCCGGACGTGACCCTCTATAACACCGTCGGCGAAGTGAAATATGGCTTGGCCTTCGACGATGCGGCCCATCACAAGGTCGACACCACACAGGTCCAGCAATGGATGAGCGACGCGCGAAAACACGGCGCGGTCGGTGTGGTGATGCGCGTCAAGGGTGACGACGAACTCGCCGAAGTGGACTTGCTGCCCAAGGACGGCAAGCGCTACGAGCAAGGCAATATCGTGATCCTGGTGTTCCCGCAGGTTGCGCCATGA
- a CDS encoding HPP family protein, with amino-acid sequence MRSRWFPAAINTRPTEWSRAAIGMALGTFFSVWLCAQVFGMEVALHLLGPLGASAVLLFAVSSGALAQPWSIIGSYLCAGVVALLVARVLGRTLGGACLAAGMAVVLMCWLRCLHPPAGGLAMSLVLADPASAALGWHELGAVLLGAGALLACALAYNNATRTRYPKGAVETSTTVLPDPRAARDPAITAADLKLALADMEQFYDVAPTELEQLIHAAETHARRRSIGEVLATRVT; translated from the coding sequence ATGCGCTCTCGCTGGTTTCCCGCTGCTATCAACACCCGCCCCACCGAATGGAGCCGTGCCGCGATTGGCATGGCCTTGGGTACATTCTTCAGTGTGTGGCTCTGTGCCCAGGTCTTCGGCATGGAGGTGGCCCTGCACCTGCTCGGCCCGCTGGGGGCTTCGGCGGTGTTGTTGTTTGCGGTCTCATCCGGTGCGCTGGCACAACCCTGGTCGATCATCGGCAGCTACCTGTGCGCCGGTGTCGTGGCATTGCTGGTGGCCCGCGTCCTTGGGCGCACCCTGGGCGGTGCCTGCCTGGCGGCCGGCATGGCCGTGGTGCTGATGTGCTGGTTGCGGTGCCTGCACCCGCCTGCCGGTGGGCTGGCCATGAGCCTGGTCCTGGCCGACCCTGCCTCCGCCGCCCTGGGCTGGCACGAATTGGGGGCCGTATTACTCGGCGCCGGCGCCTTGCTGGCCTGTGCATTGGCCTACAATAATGCGACGCGAACGCGCTACCCCAAGGGTGCTGTCGAGACGTCGACGACTGTCCTGCCTGACCCCAGGGCCGCCCGCGACCCCGCTATCACGGCCGCCGACTTGAAGCTGGCGCTGGCGGACATGGAGCAATTCTACGACGTGGCCCCGACGGAGCTGGAGCAATTGATCCATGCTGCAGAAACCCACGCTCGGCGCCGCAGCATCGGTGAAGTACTGGCAACCCGCGTGACCTGA